A portion of the Nitrospira sp. genome contains these proteins:
- a CDS encoding DUF882 domain-containing protein: MFSSHGQSMVSDAPTLLSRRGLLRAATAGMALAVVRLALPSETWASRLPDGRVSLYNLHTDERLLVTYRDEAGAYDQDALNALNYFLRCHHTNETTTMDVQLIEFINLVQKRVGGRREVLIVSGYRSPEYNEQLIRMGTRAARHSYHVSGQAVDVQIPGVPLRTLREVALRLGCGGVGYYPRGKFVHLDSGPFRHW; encoded by the coding sequence ATGTTTTCGAGTCATGGGCAATCGATGGTTTCCGATGCACCAACTCTCTTGAGCCGGCGCGGATTGTTGCGCGCGGCGACGGCCGGGATGGCGCTGGCTGTGGTTCGCCTGGCTTTGCCATCGGAGACGTGGGCGTCACGGTTACCTGATGGACGGGTGAGTTTGTACAACCTCCATACCGATGAACGGTTGTTGGTGACCTACCGGGACGAGGCCGGCGCGTACGATCAGGATGCGCTCAACGCGCTCAATTATTTTCTGCGCTGCCACCATACGAACGAAACCACCACGATGGACGTGCAGCTCATCGAATTCATCAATCTTGTTCAAAAGCGGGTCGGCGGCCGTCGTGAAGTGCTTATCGTCTCCGGTTACCGCTCCCCCGAATATAACGAGCAGCTCATCAGAATGGGCACACGTGCGGCGCGTCACAGCTATCACGTGTCGGGGCAGGCTGTGGATGTGCAGATTCCCGGTGTGCCGCTGCGGACCTTGCGCGAGGTGGCCCTACGGCTCGGCTGCGGCGGGGTGGGATATTATCCGCGTGGCAAGTTTGTCCATCTCGATTCAGGTCCGTTCCGTCACTGGTAA
- a CDS encoding FKBP-type peptidyl-prolyl cis-trans isomerase translates to MNVSRGDLVSVEYTIRLDDDRVIETTVGEAPLSYTHGQNEILQGLEAGLDGMERGAAKVITVEPVDAYGEIHPEGFFEVQRERVPAEAQRIGIKLETTAPDGRVVFPYVAEIRPDVIVLDLNHPLAGRTLRFDVRVVDIQRGERQLVTEGARGSEKET, encoded by the coding sequence ATGAACGTATCTAGGGGCGATCTCGTTTCAGTCGAATACACCATCCGCCTGGACGATGATCGCGTGATCGAAACAACCGTCGGTGAGGCGCCGCTGAGCTACACCCATGGGCAGAATGAGATCTTGCAGGGACTGGAAGCCGGGCTTGATGGAATGGAGCGTGGAGCGGCCAAGGTCATCACCGTTGAGCCGGTCGATGCCTATGGAGAGATTCACCCCGAGGGATTTTTTGAAGTGCAGCGAGAACGTGTTCCGGCGGAGGCGCAGCGGATCGGAATAAAGTTGGAAACGACGGCTCCGGATGGCCGAGTGGTATTCCCTTATGTCGCCGAGATCAGGCCGGACGTCATTGTGCTTGACCTCAACCACCCGCTTGCCGGACGGACGTTGCGGTTCGATGTGAGAGTGGTGGATATTCAGCGTGGTGAGCGCCAGCTTGTCACGGAGGGAGCGCGAGGAAGCGAGAAAGAGACTTAA
- a CDS encoding chlorite dismutase family protein yields MSSPEQAPRRQYVNFTFYKIDPAWRRLPEDERTRGKQEFLRAVEEYQGKVLVIAYTTVGIRGDCDLMLWRISYELELFQEMSTKIMASGLGKYLYNPYSYLAITKRSIYVDHHTHENQESKRLTVVPGKAKYIFVYPFVKTREWFLLTKAARQGMMDEHIEVGHRFPSVKLNTTYSFGLDDQEWVVAFESDKPEDFLDLVMALRETEGSRYTLRDTPIFTCIRKSLKEALDTLGG; encoded by the coding sequence ATGTCCAGCCCCGAACAAGCACCCCGCCGTCAATACGTCAATTTTACCTTCTATAAGATCGATCCCGCTTGGCGTCGGCTTCCGGAAGACGAACGCACACGCGGAAAGCAGGAGTTTCTCCGTGCCGTCGAAGAGTATCAGGGAAAGGTGCTCGTCATCGCGTACACCACGGTGGGTATTCGAGGTGACTGTGATCTGATGCTCTGGCGCATCAGCTACGAGCTTGAACTGTTCCAGGAAATGAGCACGAAGATCATGGCATCCGGATTGGGCAAGTATCTGTACAATCCCTATTCGTATCTCGCGATCACCAAACGGTCTATTTATGTCGATCACCACACGCATGAGAACCAGGAAAGCAAGCGGCTCACGGTGGTTCCCGGTAAGGCCAAGTACATCTTCGTCTATCCGTTCGTGAAAACCCGCGAATGGTTCCTCCTGACCAAGGCGGCCCGGCAGGGCATGATGGACGAGCACATTGAAGTCGGCCATCGCTTCCCCTCGGTGAAGCTCAACACCACCTATTCCTTCGGTCTCGACGATCAGGAATGGGTTGTGGCCTTCGAGAGCGACAAGCCGGAAGACTTCCTGGACCTCGTCATGGCGCTCCGGGAAACCGAAGGCAGCCGATACACCCTGCGCGACACCCCGATTTTCACCTGCATCCGCAAGAGCCTGAAGGAAGCCTTGGACACCCTAGGCGGCTAA
- a CDS encoding competence/damage-inducible protein A, giving the protein MSQTKTWTAETIAVGSELLLGGRLDTNSLFIAERLAACGVELRYKTTVGDDLSDMVSVLKTALRRVRVVILTGGLGPTIDDLTREAVAQATGHRLRRRKAALDAMTARLAEWGRTPSTSQFRQAMIPAAAEILSNPVGTAPGFSLVWKGTFLAALPGVPREMEPMVRDGVLPQLQAWMRTQKRISATPMIRRVLHTSGVPESVVDQALVGLVPKGCTIQLGIYASPMEVMVSLTGPAGAEGVGTIEQLLKEARTRLGDIVYGEEDETMESVVGRLLNEQKLTLAVAESCTGGLIGHRLTQVPGSSAYVDRVAVTYSNRAKVEMVGVPSGVIERHGAVSADVAAAMARGIRERSGASVGVSVTGIAGPGGATESKPVGLVYVGLDGGPGEAMTKEFRFHGGDRAVIKQRSSQAALDLLRRWLIRKGC; this is encoded by the coding sequence ATGAGTCAGACCAAAACCTGGACGGCTGAAACCATTGCCGTCGGATCGGAGTTGCTGCTCGGCGGCCGTCTCGATACGAATTCGCTCTTTATTGCCGAGCGCCTCGCCGCCTGCGGAGTTGAGCTTCGCTACAAGACAACGGTCGGTGACGATCTTTCCGACATGGTGTCTGTATTGAAGACCGCGTTACGACGCGTCCGCGTGGTGATTCTCACCGGTGGGTTGGGCCCGACGATCGACGACCTCACCCGTGAGGCAGTCGCGCAGGCAACGGGGCATCGATTGCGCCGACGAAAGGCCGCGTTGGATGCCATGACCGCACGGTTGGCTGAATGGGGTCGAACCCCGAGCACGTCGCAGTTTCGACAGGCCATGATTCCCGCCGCTGCGGAGATTCTCTCCAATCCGGTCGGAACGGCGCCGGGGTTTTCGCTTGTCTGGAAGGGCACGTTTCTCGCCGCCTTGCCCGGGGTGCCGCGTGAGATGGAACCGATGGTGCGTGATGGCGTGTTGCCGCAGTTGCAGGCCTGGATGCGCACACAGAAAAGGATCAGCGCGACTCCCATGATTCGTCGGGTGCTCCACACGTCCGGTGTGCCGGAATCGGTCGTAGACCAGGCCCTGGTCGGGCTTGTTCCCAAAGGTTGCACGATTCAACTCGGCATCTATGCCTCCCCAATGGAAGTCATGGTGTCATTGACGGGACCGGCTGGAGCAGAGGGGGTTGGTACCATCGAGCAGTTGTTGAAGGAAGCCAGGACACGGCTTGGCGACATTGTCTATGGAGAAGAAGATGAGACGATGGAATCGGTGGTCGGCCGGTTGCTCAACGAGCAGAAGCTGACGCTCGCCGTTGCCGAATCCTGTACCGGTGGATTGATCGGCCATCGGTTGACGCAGGTGCCGGGCTCATCGGCATACGTTGACCGGGTGGCGGTCACCTATAGCAATCGTGCCAAGGTTGAGATGGTGGGTGTGCCGTCAGGAGTCATCGAACGCCATGGGGCAGTCAGCGCGGACGTCGCCGCAGCGATGGCTCGGGGCATTCGTGAGCGGAGTGGCGCTTCCGTCGGCGTGAGCGTGACCGGCATCGCCGGGCCCGGTGGCGCGACCGAGAGCAAGCCGGTGGGGCTGGTCTATGTGGGGCTCGACGGCGGGCCGGGCGAGGCGATGACGAAAGAGTTTCGGTTTCACGGCGGTGACCGTGCCGTGATCAAGCAACGGTCCTCGCAGGCGGCGCTCGATCTGCTCCGTCGCTGGTTGATCCGGAAAGGATGCTAA
- the thpR gene encoding RNA 2',3'-cyclic phosphodiesterase, which translates to MVRAFLAIELPWELRTTLAAIEQDMKRQLERTVDRHVRISWVRPDSMHLTLRFLGDTADESIEPLRVAIEASMSAHQAIPIPLERLGTFPRPQAPRVLWVGPSASWEQGRDAQRLAAIHREVETCCRAANFAPDERPFSPHLTLARIKEGERQVGQVLAQNGLLERPVTIGTLLLGAIVLMKSDLRPTGSVYTKL; encoded by the coding sequence ATGGTCCGGGCATTCCTGGCCATTGAGTTGCCATGGGAATTGCGCACGACGCTCGCCGCCATTGAGCAGGACATGAAGCGACAACTCGAACGAACGGTTGATCGCCATGTGAGGATCAGCTGGGTGCGGCCGGATTCGATGCACCTTACCCTCAGATTTCTCGGCGACACCGCCGACGAATCGATCGAACCGCTCCGGGTAGCTATCGAAGCGTCCATGTCAGCGCATCAGGCGATTCCCATTCCTCTCGAACGACTGGGCACTTTCCCGCGCCCGCAGGCCCCGCGGGTGCTGTGGGTGGGGCCATCAGCGAGTTGGGAGCAGGGCCGTGATGCGCAGCGGCTCGCCGCCATCCATCGTGAGGTGGAAACCTGTTGCCGGGCTGCGAACTTCGCGCCGGATGAGCGGCCGTTCAGTCCGCATTTGACCCTCGCGCGGATCAAGGAAGGGGAGCGGCAGGTCGGGCAGGTGCTGGCTCAGAACGGGTTGTTGGAGCGGCCGGTGACGATCGGTACGTTGCTGCTCGGAGCAATTGTCCTCATGAAGAGCGACCTGCGTCCCACCGGCTCAGTCTATACGAAACTTTAG
- the uvrB gene encoding excinuclease ABC subunit UvrB yields the protein MPPFKLEAPFKPCGDQGQAIEKLTSGILAGKQHQALLGVTGSGKTFTMANVVERVQKPTLVLVHNKTLAGQLYQEFKQFFPHNAVEYFISYYDYYQPEAYIPQSDTYIAKDASINDAIDQMRHAATTSLLQRNDVLIVSSVSCIYGLGSPEVYHDMLVYLEEGMETRREKILAKLVDIQYARNDVDFHRGTFRARGDVIEIFPASSEAKSVRIELFGDVVDAIHEIDPLTGKSLGKLPKIAIYPNTHYLIAPDRYERAITGIEEELDARVAAFKKNGQLLEAQRIEQRTKFDLEMIRAMGYCHGIENYSRHLSGRAPGDPPPTLLDYFPKDFLLIIDESHATVPQVGGMFEGDFSRKRTLVDYGFRLPSAVDNRPLKFAEFERMLKQVIYVSATPGPYELEHAKGEVIEQIIRPTGLMDPLIDVRSAKGQVDNLLAEVRAEAAKGNRVLVTTLTKRMAEDLTEYYHDLGVKVRYLHSDIKTLERAEIIRDLRRGVFDVLVGINLLREGLDLPEVSLVAILDADKEGYLRSHRSLIQTAGRAARNLEGRVIFYGDTITDSMRRAMDETARRRHIQEAYNAAHGITPESIKKQIPLLDYATGGGNEGQLELAAESVGEYTTTGDTEQLVRRLEVEMKAAAKKLEFERAAELRNRIRTLRLKALELAQ from the coding sequence ATGCCTCCGTTCAAGCTCGAAGCTCCGTTCAAACCCTGCGGGGATCAGGGGCAGGCGATTGAGAAGCTGACATCCGGAATCCTGGCCGGGAAACAGCATCAGGCGTTGCTCGGGGTCACCGGCTCCGGCAAGACCTTCACGATGGCCAATGTCGTCGAACGCGTCCAGAAGCCGACGCTCGTCCTCGTGCATAACAAGACTCTGGCCGGCCAGCTGTATCAGGAGTTCAAGCAGTTCTTCCCCCACAATGCCGTCGAGTACTTCATCAGTTATTACGATTATTACCAACCCGAAGCTTACATCCCGCAGAGCGACACCTACATTGCCAAGGATGCCTCGATCAACGATGCGATCGATCAGATGCGCCATGCGGCGACGACATCCTTGCTGCAGCGCAACGATGTGCTGATCGTGTCCTCGGTCTCCTGCATCTACGGCCTCGGATCGCCGGAGGTGTACCACGACATGTTGGTCTATCTGGAAGAGGGGATGGAGACGCGGCGGGAGAAAATTCTGGCGAAGCTGGTCGACATTCAGTATGCCCGCAACGACGTAGATTTTCATCGCGGCACCTTTCGCGCGCGCGGCGATGTCATCGAGATTTTTCCAGCCTCGTCGGAAGCGAAATCGGTGCGTATCGAATTGTTCGGCGATGTGGTGGACGCCATTCATGAGATCGATCCGTTGACCGGTAAGTCGCTGGGCAAATTACCGAAGATTGCCATTTACCCGAATACCCACTATCTCATTGCGCCGGACCGGTATGAACGGGCGATCACGGGCATCGAAGAAGAATTGGACGCCCGCGTGGCGGCATTCAAGAAGAACGGTCAGTTGTTGGAAGCGCAACGGATCGAGCAGCGCACCAAGTTCGATCTCGAAATGATTCGCGCCATGGGGTATTGCCACGGGATCGAGAACTATTCGCGCCACTTAAGCGGGCGCGCGCCGGGCGATCCGCCCCCGACCCTGTTGGATTATTTCCCCAAGGACTTCCTGTTGATCATCGACGAGTCGCACGCAACGGTGCCACAGGTCGGCGGCATGTTCGAGGGCGACTTTTCACGCAAACGGACGTTGGTGGATTACGGGTTCCGGCTGCCGTCCGCCGTCGACAATCGCCCCCTGAAGTTTGCCGAGTTCGAGCGGATGCTGAAGCAAGTGATCTATGTGTCGGCGACGCCCGGCCCCTATGAGCTGGAGCATGCCAAGGGCGAGGTCATCGAGCAGATTATTCGTCCGACGGGACTGATGGACCCCCTGATCGATGTGCGATCGGCGAAGGGGCAGGTCGACAATCTGCTCGCCGAAGTGCGGGCGGAGGCGGCGAAGGGAAATCGGGTGCTGGTGACGACCCTCACCAAGCGAATGGCCGAAGACCTCACGGAGTATTATCACGACCTCGGCGTGAAGGTGCGCTATCTCCATTCGGACATCAAGACGCTGGAGCGAGCGGAAATCATCCGCGATCTCCGGCGGGGGGTGTTTGATGTGCTGGTCGGGATCAACCTGTTACGGGAGGGGCTCGATCTTCCTGAGGTCAGTTTGGTTGCGATCCTGGATGCGGACAAGGAAGGCTATCTCCGGTCGCATCGGTCGCTGATTCAGACGGCGGGCCGCGCCGCCAGAAATCTGGAGGGGCGCGTGATTTTCTACGGTGATACGATCACCGATTCCATGCGGCGCGCCATGGACGAGACGGCGCGCCGGCGTCACATCCAGGAAGCCTATAATGCGGCCCACGGCATTACACCCGAGAGCATCAAGAAGCAGATTCCCCTGCTGGACTATGCAACGGGTGGCGGGAATGAGGGGCAACTCGAACTGGCGGCGGAGTCAGTGGGCGAGTATACAACGACGGGCGACACGGAGCAGTTGGTTCGCCGGCTTGAGGTTGAGATGAAGGCGGCAGCCAAGAAATTGGAGTTTGAGCGGGCGGCGGAGTTACGGAATCGGATTCGAACGTTGAGGTTGAAGGCATTGGAGTTAGCGCAATAG
- a CDS encoding DUF4321 domain-containing protein, with translation MRKSIGVLLIFILIGGMLGGIFGEILRVMAPNGAIQNIFASNFSPGINPPLTVDLVLLKLTFGFSIKVSLLSVLGMFLGAYLYKQM, from the coding sequence ATGAGAAAATCGATCGGCGTGCTGCTGATCTTTATCCTGATCGGCGGAATGCTGGGCGGGATTTTCGGGGAAATACTTCGTGTGATGGCCCCGAATGGCGCCATTCAAAACATCTTTGCCAGCAATTTCTCTCCCGGAATCAACCCGCCACTCACCGTCGATCTGGTCCTCCTCAAACTGACGTTCGGCTTCAGCATCAAGGTGAGCCTGCTCAGCGTGTTGGGGATGTTTCTCGGGGCCTATCTCTACAAACAGATGTAG
- the ffh gene encoding signal recognition particle protein, with protein MLDALSEKFERILKKLRGQGVLTEDNIAEALKEVRLALLEADVNFKVVKDFLDRVREKAVGQEVLKSLTPGHQVVKVVWDELRGMMGGERSGISLASRPPTIIMMVGLQGAGKTTTSGKLARLFKSQGKRVLLVAADPRRPAAGDQLASLGRDLGIDVHRFDQIDASHADVVRICQRGVERGQEQGYDLIVLDTGGRLHVDDELMAELVAVKQAVNPHEVLLVADAMTGQDAVNMAGQFDQQVGLTGVILTKVEGDARGGAVLSIRAVTGKPIKFLGMGEKLDALEPFHPDRMASRILGMGDVLSLIEKAQETFSREEAEAAQKKLTSSTFTLEDFRSQLGQMNRLGSFEQILGMLPGGQKLKDLANSGLPEKEMKRVAAMIDSMTTRERRDHTLINGSRKKRIARGSGTSVQEVNRLIKQFLQARKIAKVMSGGAGGRRQLAQMLRGM; from the coding sequence GTGCTTGATGCGTTGAGCGAAAAGTTCGAACGAATCCTCAAGAAGCTTCGTGGGCAGGGTGTGCTCACCGAAGACAATATTGCTGAGGCGTTGAAGGAAGTCCGCCTCGCGTTGCTTGAGGCGGACGTCAACTTTAAGGTCGTCAAGGATTTCCTAGACCGCGTTCGCGAGAAGGCGGTCGGGCAGGAAGTCCTGAAAAGCCTGACCCCCGGGCACCAGGTCGTCAAAGTTGTCTGGGACGAGCTCCGCGGCATGATGGGTGGTGAGCGGTCCGGTATCAGTCTCGCCTCAAGGCCCCCGACCATTATTATGATGGTTGGGTTGCAGGGAGCCGGGAAAACGACCACCTCCGGCAAACTCGCCCGCTTGTTTAAGAGCCAGGGGAAGCGCGTGTTACTCGTGGCGGCCGACCCGCGTCGTCCTGCCGCAGGTGATCAGTTGGCCAGCCTCGGGCGTGATCTTGGAATCGATGTACATCGATTCGATCAGATCGATGCCTCACACGCCGATGTGGTGCGGATCTGCCAGCGCGGGGTAGAGCGCGGCCAAGAGCAGGGCTACGATCTGATTGTGCTCGATACCGGCGGTCGGTTGCATGTCGATGATGAATTGATGGCCGAACTCGTGGCAGTCAAGCAGGCGGTGAACCCCCACGAGGTGCTTCTGGTTGCCGATGCCATGACCGGCCAGGATGCGGTCAATATGGCCGGGCAGTTCGATCAGCAGGTCGGCCTCACCGGGGTCATCCTGACGAAAGTCGAGGGCGACGCGCGTGGTGGCGCCGTGCTGTCAATCCGGGCTGTGACCGGCAAGCCGATTAAGTTTCTCGGCATGGGTGAAAAGCTCGACGCCCTGGAGCCGTTCCATCCGGACCGGATGGCATCACGGATTCTCGGGATGGGCGATGTGCTTTCGTTGATCGAGAAGGCGCAGGAGACGTTTTCACGGGAAGAAGCCGAAGCGGCACAAAAGAAACTGACCAGCAGCACTTTTACGCTGGAGGATTTCCGGTCACAACTCGGGCAGATGAATCGGCTGGGCTCGTTCGAGCAGATTCTGGGAATGCTGCCCGGCGGCCAAAAGTTGAAAGATCTCGCGAACAGCGGACTGCCCGAAAAAGAGATGAAGCGGGTTGCGGCCATGATCGACTCCATGACCACGCGTGAGCGGCGCGACCATACGCTGATCAACGGGAGCCGGAAGAAACGGATTGCGCGCGGCAGCGGAACAAGTGTGCAGGAGGTCAACCGCCTGATCAAGCAATTTTTGCAGGCCAGGAAAATTGCCAAGGTCATGTCGGGTGGCGCGGGAGGCCGGCGTCAGTTGGCTCAAATGCTTCGAGGCATGTAG
- the rpsP gene encoding 30S ribosomal protein S16 codes for MAVHLRLARTGRHKRPMYRVIAADSRKPRDGRFLEILGIFDPLKNPAVPVLKSERVLSWLRHGAQPTVTVRTLLKRHGVWKEFETEKSAKAEKTEKSAKSKK; via the coding sequence GTGGCGGTTCATTTACGATTGGCACGGACAGGGCGACATAAGCGGCCGATGTATCGGGTGATTGCGGCCGATTCGCGGAAACCGCGTGATGGGCGCTTTTTGGAGATTCTCGGTATTTTCGATCCGCTCAAGAACCCGGCGGTGCCGGTGTTGAAGTCGGAACGGGTGCTGTCATGGTTGCGGCATGGCGCCCAGCCCACGGTGACCGTTCGGACGCTGTTGAAGCGGCATGGGGTCTGGAAAGAGTTCGAGACCGAAAAGTCCGCAAAGGCGGAGAAGACCGAGAAGAGCGCGAAGAGCAAGAAGTAG
- the rimM gene encoding 16S rRNA processing protein RimM, whose translation MATLDQEELVTVGRIERSFGVRGEARVRSLTDVPGRFESLGQVTILGPAGKTLDTRVTHARPGGPTWIMGFEAFTTPEQVAEFRGAFIQVPRGDSPALPADQYYQCDLIGMVVQDEAGTVLGSLEEVVAMSGNQNFLVRQDGKEILIPAAKQVVVAVDVAGRVMTVRLPEGFGDL comes from the coding sequence ATGGCGACGCTCGATCAAGAAGAGCTGGTGACTGTTGGAAGGATCGAGCGATCGTTCGGGGTTCGAGGTGAGGCGCGCGTGCGTTCCCTCACGGATGTGCCTGGACGGTTCGAGTCCCTCGGGCAGGTAACGATTCTCGGGCCTGCCGGGAAGACGCTCGATACCCGTGTGACCCACGCGCGGCCCGGCGGGCCGACATGGATCATGGGGTTCGAAGCGTTTACGACCCCTGAGCAGGTCGCCGAGTTTCGTGGAGCCTTCATTCAAGTTCCCCGCGGAGACTCGCCGGCGCTGCCGGCCGATCAATACTATCAATGTGATTTGATCGGGATGGTCGTGCAGGATGAAGCCGGAACCGTACTGGGCTCCTTGGAGGAGGTCGTGGCGATGTCCGGCAACCAGAACTTTCTGGTACGGCAGGATGGGAAGGAAATATTGATTCCCGCCGCGAAGCAAGTCGTGGTTGCGGTCGACGTAGCGGGGCGGGTCATGACGGTGCGGCTACCGGAAGGGTTCGGAGATCTATAA
- the trmD gene encoding tRNA (guanosine(37)-N1)-methyltransferase TrmD, with product MRCAVLTLFPDMVAPVLGQSILKRAQEKGLLEVSVQNLRDHTFDRHKTADDVPYGGGAGMVMKAEPVLQAVDALRAHYQASHPETTLRVIIPSPQGRPFTQELAQSLAQDDRVVVFVCGHYEGMDERVRLALQPEEISVGDYVLTGGELPALVMIDAAARLVPGVLGDAASAAEESFTEGLLEYPHYTRPAEVRGMAVPEVLVSGHHEAIRLWRRKEALRNTYLKRPDLLRDRELGSEDRRLLSEVMQESLVQVPVR from the coding sequence ATGCGGTGTGCCGTTTTGACATTGTTCCCGGATATGGTGGCTCCGGTGCTTGGTCAGAGTATCCTCAAGCGCGCCCAGGAAAAGGGGTTGCTGGAGGTGTCTGTGCAGAACCTGCGCGACCATACCTTCGACCGGCATAAGACCGCGGATGATGTGCCGTATGGCGGGGGGGCCGGGATGGTCATGAAGGCCGAACCGGTGCTCCAGGCCGTCGATGCGCTGCGGGCCCATTATCAGGCTTCTCATCCGGAGACGACGTTGCGGGTGATTATTCCGTCTCCGCAAGGGCGGCCCTTTACGCAGGAACTCGCACAGTCACTAGCGCAGGATGATCGGGTGGTGGTGTTTGTGTGCGGGCATTATGAGGGGATGGATGAGCGCGTCAGGTTGGCGCTGCAACCCGAAGAAATCTCCGTGGGCGATTATGTGTTGACCGGAGGGGAGCTGCCGGCGTTGGTGATGATCGATGCGGCGGCGCGCCTGGTCCCTGGCGTGTTGGGCGATGCGGCGTCGGCGGCCGAGGAATCGTTTACCGAGGGATTGTTGGAGTATCCGCACTACACCAGACCGGCGGAGGTGCGCGGGATGGCGGTTCCGGAGGTACTGGTATCGGGTCACCATGAGGCGATCCGGTTGTGGCGCCGGAAGGAAGCGTTGCGGAACACCTATCTGAAGCGGCCGGATCTCCTGCGGGATCGCGAGCTTGGATCGGAAGATCGACGGTTGTTAAGCGAAGTGATGCAAGAGAGTCTTGTACAGGTACCTGTTCGTTGA
- the rplS gene encoding 50S ribosomal protein L19: MNRLERIQRSLTKKTTPKFEIGDTVRVHVKVVEGEKERIQVYEGTVIARKGTLNSETFTVRKLSYNVGVERTFPIHSPNVAKVDVVRQGRVRRAKLYYLRTKKGKFAKVEDREFKVESKAQSAAKLEAAAAAAKA; this comes from the coding sequence ATGAATCGGCTAGAACGGATCCAACGATCCTTAACCAAGAAGACGACGCCCAAGTTCGAGATCGGGGATACTGTTCGTGTCCACGTGAAGGTGGTCGAGGGTGAAAAAGAGCGTATCCAGGTGTATGAGGGGACGGTCATCGCCAGGAAAGGCACGCTCAATAGCGAAACCTTCACTGTGCGCAAGCTGTCCTACAACGTCGGCGTTGAGCGGACCTTCCCCATCCACTCGCCCAATGTGGCCAAGGTTGATGTCGTCCGTCAAGGTCGCGTTCGTCGAGCCAAGCTCTACTATCTGCGCACTAAGAAGGGTAAGTTCGCCAAGGTGGAAGATCGCGAATTTAAGGTCGAGAGCAAGGCACAGTCGGCGGCCAAGCTTGAGGCGGCAGCAGCAGCCGCAAAGGCTTAG
- a CDS encoding ribonuclease HII gives MAGTPNPTTGGPTEEFEVEARCRGYRHIAGLDEAGRGPLAGPVVAAAVVLPRRCSLPGLNDSKQVGESDRVRLFAEIVRRATGVGIGAATEAEIDQLNILHATRLAMRRALEALPLQPDFLLLDAVTLSGLSIPQRSIIKGDGLSCSIAAASIIAKVTRDRLMVEYHRWYPQYNFAEHKGYGTPEHLRLLREHGPCAIHRRSFAPVQHLFVGDARKLCSAVDQV, from the coding sequence TTGGCTGGTACTCCGAACCCGACGACAGGGGGCCCCACCGAAGAGTTTGAGGTGGAGGCTCGGTGTCGCGGGTACCGGCATATAGCCGGGCTGGATGAGGCCGGGCGTGGACCTCTTGCCGGTCCTGTCGTCGCGGCTGCTGTGGTGTTGCCGCGCCGATGCAGCCTACCCGGACTCAATGATTCCAAGCAGGTCGGCGAGTCAGACCGAGTTCGGCTGTTTGCCGAAATCGTTCGCCGGGCAACCGGCGTCGGCATTGGCGCTGCGACGGAGGCGGAGATCGATCAGTTGAATATCCTTCACGCAACCCGGTTGGCGATGCGGCGTGCTCTGGAGGCATTGCCGCTCCAACCGGACTTTTTGCTGTTGGATGCCGTCACTCTTTCCGGGCTCTCAATTCCACAACGTTCGATCATCAAGGGTGATGGCCTCTCCTGCTCCATTGCGGCCGCCTCGATTATCGCCAAGGTGACGCGCGACCGGTTGATGGTTGAGTACCACCGTTGGTATCCCCAATATAATTTCGCCGAGCATAAAGGGTACGGGACTCCGGAGCATCTCCGTCTGCTCCGGGAGCACGGGCCCTGTGCGATTCATCGCCGGAGTTTTGCTCCTGTGCAGCATCTCTTTGTCGGCGATGCTCGAAAACTGTGTTCCGCTGTCGACCAGGTCTGA
- a CDS encoding YraN family protein produces the protein MRDRRRLLGDEGEGRAEAYLRRQGFRILGRNVRSPLGELDLVADDQGVLVFVEVKRRRTGTYGGAIEAVDARKRAKLIQLAAQYLAQHRIHDRACRFDVVLIQDDSGTAEPVQHIANAFDVAGDDLRW, from the coding sequence ATGCGCGACCGACGCCGATTGCTAGGGGATGAGGGAGAGGGGCGAGCGGAGGCCTATCTGCGACGCCAGGGGTTTCGAATTCTTGGACGGAATGTGCGCTCCCCATTGGGTGAACTTGACCTGGTTGCCGATGACCAGGGGGTGCTGGTGTTTGTCGAGGTCAAACGGCGGCGGACCGGGACCTACGGCGGTGCGATTGAAGCGGTGGATGCCCGCAAACGTGCCAAATTGATTCAGCTCGCGGCGCAGTACCTGGCGCAACACCGCATTCATGATCGTGCGTGCCGATTTGATGTCGTCTTGATACAGGATGATTCCGGGACGGCTGAACCCGTGCAGCATATTGCGAATGCATTCGACGTCGCGGGGGATGATCTGCGATGGTAG